In Musa acuminata AAA Group cultivar baxijiao chromosome BXJ3-9, Cavendish_Baxijiao_AAA, whole genome shotgun sequence, a single genomic region encodes these proteins:
- the LOC135648694 gene encoding uncharacterized protein LOC135648694 produces the protein MSDRSYGAALKQKKASRPEGRKETEEKMSMEKTPTVWFALKKSLHCKSEPSDVYDPKTRGRMGTILTRKAGRSGCSRSIANLKDVIHGSKRHLERPPSCSPRSIGSNEFLNPITHEVILSNSRCELRITGFGGCPEGDAALGSTYVGTLRPGTPGPGGHYALHSTPSHRVANTTPPRKSPTLFVDREGHGFGSSPLSGSALGSDIGGVGFHHAASTPRFSHEADSQSKRPSAAVTCHKCGEHFGKLEALESHHLSKHAVTELVEGDSSRKIVEIICRASWLKPESSCIRIDRVLKVHNMQKTLARFEEYRELVKNKANRLAKKHPRCLADGNELLRFYGTTIACSLGTNGSSRLCSSEKCSVCRIIRHGFSTKREVAKGGIGVFTTSTSGRAFQTIEPCEDDNSLKKALLVCRVIAGRVHKPLDNYQELAGQSGFDSVAGKLGLYANIEELYLFNPRALLPCFVVICRT, from the exons ATGTCGGACAGAAGCTATGGAGCGGCACTAAAGCAGAAGAAGGCAAGCAGGCCTGAGGGGAGGaaggaaacagaggagaaaaTGAGTATGGAGAAGACGCCAACTGTGTGGTTTGCGCTGAAGAAGTCTCTCCACTGCAAGTCTGAGCCATCAGACGTTTATGACCCAAAGACCAGGGGTCGTATGGGCACCATCTTGACAAGGAAAGCAGGGAGGTCTGGGTGTTCTAGATCCATTGCCAACCTCAAAGATGTCATCCATGGGAGCAAGAGGCACCTTGAGCGGCCACCAAGCTGCAGCCCGAGGTCCATCGGGAGCAACGAGTTCCTAAATCCAATCACCCATGAGGTGATCCTTAGCAACTCCAGGTGTGAGCTAAGGATAACTGGATTCGGAGGCTGCCCTGAAGGTGATGCTGCGTTAGGTTCTACCTATGTGGGTACCCTTAGGCCAGGGACACCAGGGCCAGGAGGGCACTATGCCCTCCACAGCACTCCTTCACACAGGGTAGCCAACACCACACCTCCAAGGAAATCTCCTACCCTCTTCGTTGACAGAGAGGGCCATGGCTTCGGGAGTTCACCCCTTTCTGGATCTGCTCTGGGTAGTGATATTGGAGGTGTTGGattccaccatgctgcttcaacaccAAGGTTTTCCCATGAAGCAGATTCACAATCAAAGAGACCTTCTGCTGCTGTGACCTGCCACAAATGTGGGGAGCATTTTGGGAAGCTGGAAGCCTTGGAATCTCACCATCTATCCAAGCATGCAG TGACTGAACTTGTGGAAGGAGATTCCTCCAGGAAGATAGTGGAAATCATCTGCAGAGCAAGCTGGTTGAAACCCGAGAGTAGTTGCATCCGGATTGACAGGGTCCTCAAGGTCCACAACATGCAGAAGACGCTTGCCAGATTCGAAGAATACCGAGAACTGGTGAAGAACAAGGCGAACAGACTCGCGAAGAAGCACCCCCGGTGCCTGGCCGACGGCAATGAGCTGCTACGTTTCTACGGCACCACCATCGCCTGCTCCCTTGGCACCAACGGCTCCTCCAGACTTTGCTCGTCGGAGAAGTGCAGTGTGTGTCGGATAATTCGGCATGGATTCTCCACAAAGAGAGAAGTAGCGAAGGGAGGGATCGGGGTGTTCACAACCTCTACCAGCGGTAGAGCATTCCAAACCATCGAACCATGTGAAGATGATAATTCCTTGAAGAAGGCACTCTTGGTATGTAGAGTGATCGCCGGGAGGGTGCACAAACCTTTGGACAACTACCAGGAGCTTGCAGGCCAGTCCGGGTTCGACTCGGTGGCCGGAAAGCTGGGTCTCTACGCAAACATCGAGGAGCTCTACTTGTTCAACCCAAGAGCTCTGCTTCCATGCTTCGTGGTTATCTGTAGAACCTGA